The following is a genomic window from Haloterrigena salifodinae.
GTAGTGAGTCAGATAATACGAGCGCGCTTACGAGACGTCGGACTTCCCCGAGACCCGTTGCAAGATTCCGTTCACGCTTCGACCGCCACTGGCTGCGTCGGTGTTCGCGACGAAGTCGGTTGAGCTGCCGGCGTTTTTGTTCCGAGAGTGTGTTTCCGTGTCCATCTCTGTATCTGCCGATCTCGGTCGACAGTCCGCGGTCGTGGTGATCGGCAGTGAGTGGAGCCTCCGTTCGACAGTGTCTCGAGTCTTCGTCCGAAGCGAACCACTCGGGTCCGCGATCGAGTCGATCTTCTCCGGTAGGAAGACCTCCTCTTCCTCGCTCGGACCACCCCTCGGCTCGTCGGTGGATGTGACATCGGCTTCGACCTCACAAGGGTTCGTCTGAAACCCGGCGGTCATCCTGTATCTGGCCGATTTCGACGTACTTCGACCTCACAAGGGTTCGTCTGAAACCATGACGGAATTCCGGCTCGGACCACTACTACTGGCACGTTACACAAATCGATTTTCATCAACCCCCAATAGCAGGTCTTCCGGGGGGTCGACGATCAGATCATTCAATCTAATTTCTCAACCCACTCCGAGATCGACGGTCCAGAACGCATCAAATGATCCTAGCAACTTACAGCGACCGTCTCTGTGACCACGATATTATCCTGTGACGTCGACGCGGCACTCGAGATTGGCGCCGACAGAAATCAGTAGTCTTATCACGAAATTATCCTGTTTTGTTGACATGAACCGACGGAACGTGCTCCTCGCGAGCGGCGCCGCGACTGTCGTCCACCCTTCGTCGATCGCTGCGTCGACAGGTGGCACCTCGTCGTCGGGACCGTCGACGGTCAACTCCTCGTATACCCGCTCCGGCAGGATGAAGGTGATGTCGTTCCGGCGGGCGAATCGGCGGATAGCCTTGTACCGGTTGTTCAACGGCTGTCCCATCGCGACGAACAGACCGGTGTCGGCGATGTGGAGCGTGCTCACGCGTCGTCAGCTGCGTCGCCGTTGTTGATGTCCATCTCGTCGAGCGACGCGCCCGACGCCTCAAGCTCGTAGTGCTCGTGGACAACGGGGCGGAGCGCCTGCAGGACGATCTCGGCGGCCAGCGGCGAAATATTGAGATCATCAGCCATCAGCCGGTGGGTCACCTCGCCCCGTTCGCGGGCGACGGCGTAGGTGAGCGCCGTTGCGAGGCCGGCAACGCCGTGGTGGTCGATGTAGGTGTCGATGTCGCCGTTAGTCTCGCGGCGCCCGACCGCGTCGATCAGCGCCGGTGTAATCGTGTACTCCCGGTCGCCCGCGGCCGTCGTCACGGTCAGGTCGATCTCGCGGGCGGCGTACCGTCGGGGTTGCTCGTCGTGGGTGATCTCGACGACGCCGGCGTCGACGAGCCGATTGACGTAGCTGTAGGCCGTTCCTTGGGCGAGCTCGAGTTCGTCCATCACGTCCTGAACGGTTGCCTCGTCCTCGTGAGCGAGGTACGCGTACAGTTGGGCCAGCTGTGGCTCTTCCAGCAGACCCGCAACCGAGAGGAAGTCGCGGACGATGTCGCCGTCAGCCCGGTTCGAAGTGCGTGACACGGTTCGTCTCTTAATTACAGTTTACAGCGAAACAGTAAAGAGTGTTTGGGTTACTCCACCAGCGTCGCGACAAGGTGCTCCTCGAGGGCGCGTCCAGTTATGTGGCTGGCCCACAGGGACTACAGCGGGCGCAGAGTTGGAGCGGACCTTCGAGGTGGCCGAGTTCCACTCGGAGCCATGTGAGCCGGACAGGACCGAAGGTCCTTCGGTGCCGAGCGAGATGTCGTAGAAGGCACAGCTAACGAGCGTCTGCTGTCTCACTCGTTCTCTTCGTCGGCGTCGCGGGCGGCCGTCCAACCCCAGTGGAAGACGGCCAACTGCGTAGTTGAGTCGAAGGCAATACTACTCGGTTCGTGGACGAGGACTTGGTCCTCGGGAACGGGCGTGACGACCTCTGCGTCGACGAGCTCACTGACCCGGTTGCGAGCCATCGCGTCGTCGATGTCTCCCGTCGCGACGGCAGCGGCGTCACGGTCCTGAGCAAGAAGTGTTTGTTCGAACTGTTTGTAGTCGGCACTCGTATCGTCGAGGGGATCAGACATGGTGAATCGCGCCGGGCACGCGAGAGTGCGCCTCGCGCCTCATGGCGCCGACAGATTCATCGTCGGTAGCAGGTGGGGTGGTGAAGCAGATCCTAAG
Proteins encoded in this region:
- a CDS encoding DUF7437 domain-containing protein, encoding MSRTSNRADGDIVRDFLSVAGLLEEPQLAQLYAYLAHEDEATVQDVMDELELAQGTAYSYVNRLVDAGVVEITHDEQPRRYAAREIDLTVTTAAGDREYTITPALIDAVGRRETNGDIDTYIDHHGVAGLATALTYAVARERGEVTHRLMADDLNISPLAAEIVLQALRPVVHEHYELEASGASLDEMDINNGDAADDA